Proteins found in one Geomonas subterranea genomic segment:
- a CDS encoding class I SAM-dependent methyltransferase, whose protein sequence is MLTQAEAWDQVITSRRYGLESPDEIVVKSIDRFKGMGVKRVIDVGCGLGRHVALFAEHGFSVLGLDISANAVATSLEQVTAYPGAHVIAGDATRMEVASDSFDLALAWRMIHLGQTNQIDVMLREINRVLRPGGALFCSVRSTSNALYPKARAQGREIEQDTFVMGSEGLDGLVYHFFTREEILWRFSEHFEIEAMEERELEHTSYTSERDTCGNWFWIVLCRRRN, encoded by the coding sequence ATGTTGACACAGGCAGAGGCCTGGGACCAGGTGATAACGAGCAGGCGGTACGGCCTCGAATCACCGGACGAGATTGTGGTCAAATCAATTGACCGATTCAAGGGCATGGGGGTGAAAAGGGTAATTGATGTCGGCTGCGGCTTGGGACGCCACGTCGCCTTGTTTGCTGAACACGGTTTTTCCGTCCTCGGACTCGACATATCCGCCAATGCCGTAGCCACATCGCTGGAGCAGGTGACCGCCTATCCCGGTGCCCATGTGATTGCGGGTGATGCAACGCGCATGGAAGTGGCTTCGGATTCATTTGATCTCGCTCTTGCCTGGCGAATGATCCACCTTGGGCAGACCAATCAGATAGACGTCATGCTTCGCGAGATAAACCGAGTGCTCAGGCCCGGCGGAGCATTGTTCTGTTCCGTGCGGTCGACATCGAATGCACTGTACCCAAAAGCCAGGGCCCAGGGGCGCGAAATTGAGCAAGATACCTTTGTCATGGGATCAGAAGGACTGGACGGGCTGGTTTATCACTTCTTCACACGCGAAGAGATACTATGGAGGTTTTCGGAGCATTTCGAAATTGAAGCAATGGAAGAGCGGGAACTGGAACACACCAGTTATACCTCTGAACGCGACACTTGTGGGAACTGGTTTTGGATTGTTCTATGCAGGCGTCGCAACTAA
- a CDS encoding radical SAM protein, which yields MNSIDKPTAKLDIVTLKLDLLCNGIRMDEKVKKRVMPRYRFKRASLSEGHNFVIKYGAINIVINIAVYEKFVARSPYYYDHLAGALLRDGEFICEMNLVPDPAWYSSCLEDGTSFGSYVQIHGNNILATSLTNFCVFKHDEEGCAFCGLTHDREGARKDPEKLARIVASIEDAEPGRYHELNINAGTLAGSDKGAAMYLEVIKAVREVSGIPLAAQIAPMSDYGWIDRFKEAGLDSISFNIEIWDEELRRAIIPGKGKTTQSEYLDILEYSGKVFGAPNVSSWLIGGLEPHQSTIKGAEEIAKRGVVPFVTAFRPIIGSQMEDALPPKSETMSAIYTEVGKILKRYGLDPSQGKGGCAKCNCCAASVEALAQLVDAPC from the coding sequence ATGAACAGCATAGACAAGCCCACCGCAAAGTTGGACATCGTTACCTTGAAGCTGGACCTGCTTTGTAACGGTATCAGGATGGATGAAAAGGTGAAGAAACGGGTCATGCCTCGCTATCGCTTCAAGAGGGCCTCCCTGTCCGAGGGGCACAACTTCGTCATCAAATACGGTGCAATAAACATCGTGATCAACATTGCCGTGTACGAAAAATTCGTGGCGCGTTCTCCTTACTACTACGACCATCTCGCGGGCGCATTGCTTAGGGACGGCGAATTCATCTGCGAGATGAACCTAGTTCCCGATCCTGCCTGGTACAGCAGCTGCCTGGAGGACGGGACCAGCTTTGGCTCTTACGTCCAGATTCACGGGAACAACATTCTGGCAACCTCGCTGACGAACTTCTGCGTGTTCAAGCATGATGAAGAAGGTTGCGCTTTCTGCGGCCTCACTCATGACCGGGAGGGTGCCAGAAAAGATCCCGAGAAGCTGGCGCGGATAGTAGCCAGCATCGAGGACGCTGAGCCGGGCCGTTATCATGAGTTGAACATCAACGCAGGGACCCTTGCCGGGAGCGATAAAGGGGCCGCCATGTACCTCGAGGTGATAAAGGCGGTACGCGAGGTGAGCGGCATCCCTCTGGCAGCGCAAATCGCACCGATGTCGGACTATGGTTGGATCGATAGGTTCAAGGAGGCGGGACTCGATTCGATCAGTTTCAACATCGAGATATGGGATGAGGAACTGCGCCGTGCCATCATCCCCGGCAAAGGTAAAACGACACAGAGTGAATACCTCGACATTCTTGAATACTCAGGGAAGGTTTTCGGGGCCCCGAACGTCTCGTCCTGGCTAATCGGCGGCCTAGAACCTCACCAATCGACGATAAAGGGGGCTGAAGAGATCGCCAAGCGCGGTGTTGTCCCCTTTGTCACGGCTTTCAGACCGATCATCGGGTCGCAAATGGAGGATGCCCTTCCTCCTAAGAGTGAGACTATGAGTGCCATCTATACCGAAGTCGGGAAAATATTGAAGAGATACGGCTTAGATCCCTCCCAAGGGAAAGGCGGATGCGCCAAATGTAACTGTTGCGCTGCCAGCGTAGAAGCTTTGGCCCAATTGGTGGACGCACCATGTTGA
- a CDS encoding B12-binding domain-containing radical SAM protein, whose product MNILLINPAYFGSGETARERFESRKELIAKGNMYVWPFEPPLGLASLVSFLRAKGVKVSLFDLQAEGAEGGALSVRLRENEPDLVGITVMTTTLPAALALAAEVKALRPNVKVAFGGPHPTVMPVDTLREPDVDYVIRGEGEYPLSQLAERGAPEGIAGLWYKNAGRIVQQGMAPTVPDLNALPMPDYHSFPAHSYIEYNKILRSLDSISMIVSRGCPYQCSFCAVQQTMGEKYRIRDPRTVVEEMRYLQREFGIEGIWFKDSIFNLRKKWVAEFCDEIRRTGLDMRWQINTRVDLVDEREVAEMARAGLVQIDLGIESGSSRTLKTLRKDTSLETIEKSVAAAKRHVRVSGFFMVGVPGETVVDIDMTFDLARRLDLDKASWSIFTPLPGSQLYRDLLVSGRIPAKPDWTQTHFIDTELSYADMPHWQLKERFAKIQNYFCHT is encoded by the coding sequence GTGAACATTTTGCTGATAAACCCGGCGTACTTCGGAAGCGGCGAGACGGCGAGGGAACGTTTCGAAAGTCGCAAGGAACTCATCGCCAAAGGGAACATGTACGTCTGGCCCTTTGAGCCGCCTTTGGGGCTTGCCTCCCTTGTTTCCTTTCTCCGCGCCAAGGGCGTGAAGGTTTCCCTGTTCGATCTCCAGGCAGAAGGGGCGGAGGGGGGGGCGCTGAGCGTGCGGTTGCGCGAAAACGAGCCTGATCTGGTTGGGATTACGGTCATGACCACCACGCTTCCTGCGGCTTTGGCCCTTGCTGCAGAGGTGAAAGCGTTGCGCCCCAACGTGAAGGTCGCCTTTGGTGGGCCGCACCCGACCGTCATGCCCGTGGATACCTTGCGGGAACCAGACGTCGATTATGTGATCCGCGGTGAAGGCGAGTACCCCTTGTCGCAGTTGGCGGAAAGGGGGGCGCCGGAGGGGATAGCGGGGCTATGGTACAAGAACGCGGGGAGGATCGTGCAGCAGGGGATGGCCCCGACGGTTCCGGACCTAAATGCCTTACCCATGCCCGACTATCACTCGTTTCCCGCCCACAGCTATATCGAGTACAACAAGATTCTCCGCTCCCTGGACAGCATCTCGATGATCGTATCCCGCGGCTGCCCTTACCAGTGCTCCTTTTGCGCCGTCCAGCAGACAATGGGGGAGAAATACAGAATTCGTGATCCGCGGACGGTGGTCGAGGAAATGCGTTATCTGCAGCGCGAATTCGGCATCGAAGGGATCTGGTTTAAGGACAGCATCTTCAATTTGCGCAAGAAATGGGTAGCTGAGTTCTGCGATGAAATCCGGCGGACCGGGCTGGACATGAGGTGGCAAATCAACACCCGAGTCGACCTGGTTGACGAGCGTGAGGTGGCCGAGATGGCGAGGGCTGGATTGGTGCAGATCGACCTTGGAATCGAATCGGGATCGTCGCGCACCTTGAAGACCCTGAGAAAGGACACCAGTCTTGAGACAATTGAGAAGTCGGTGGCAGCGGCCAAGCGTCATGTCCGGGTGTCCGGCTTCTTCATGGTAGGGGTTCCGGGCGAAACGGTCGTCGATATAGATATGACCTTCGATCTGGCGCGGCGCCTCGACCTGGACAAAGCGTCCTGGTCCATCTTTACGCCGCTCCCCGGGTCGCAACTGTACCGCGACCTGCTGGTCTCCGGGCGGATCCCAGCAAAACCGGACTGGACTCAAACCCATTTCATCGATACCGAACTGAGTTACGCGGATATGCCGCACTGGCAACTCAAGGAGCGGTTCGCGAAGATTCAGAACTACTTCTGTCATACCTGA
- a CDS encoding efflux RND transporter permease subunit gives MIEKIIEYSARNRVIILMVFALIISWGAWSVYKTPVDAIPDVSDNQVIVYTAYPGRSPQVVEDQVTYPLAVNLQGLPKVRAVRASSAFGFSMVYVIFEDDADIYWARTRVLERLNYAAGQLPPNVRPTLGPDGTGVGHVFWYSIQGKGYDLEQLRTLQDWFVRYQLNTVNGVSEVASIGGLVREYQIDLDPNKLRAYNIKTGKVMEAVKASNNDVGGRLLEQADAEYLIRGKGYVKSKEDLENIVVGTDPRGTPIFVKNLGKVQTGGAIRRGLLEINGEGEAVGGVVVMRYGENAKDVIKRVKAKIKELEKGLPPDVKIVVSYDRSDLIDRAIKNLRSSLIEESVIVSLVVLLFLLHFQSALVIVITLPIAVMTSFITMKTMGVTSNIMSLGGIAIAIGVLVDAGVIMVENCYRHLSDLPPEERAGKRLEVIIASAKQVGRAIFFSLAIIVLSFVPVFMLEGQEGKLMHPLAFTKTFSIMGSAVIAVTLVPVLMYYFMRGRMPAESANPVSSFFVRIYSPVIRWVLKWKKTTIALNLLALLVAVPLFMKLGSEFMPPLDEGSLVYMPVTLPNISITEAKRLLHLENKIIKSVPEVEYVFGKVGRADTATDPVPISMFASTIILKPKEQWRPGLTKADIVAELDGKLQQIGVRNGWTQPIINRINMLSTGIRTDLGVKIFGSDLNVLRDLALQAETIIKPIKGAADVVAERVTGGNYLDIDIDREAAARYGVSVGDIQDVIETSLGGEGLSTSVEGRNRFPIRIRYLADYRDNIPAIRRILVAGADGAQVPLSLVTKIKVSTGAPEINSEGGLLRSVVFLNVRGRDMGSFVNEAKQALEKQLKLPSGYYVTWAGQWENQVRAEKRLMILMPVGLLVIFALLYFTFHSALEATMVLLSVPFALIGGVYMVSALGYNMSVAVWVGFIALYGIAVETGVVMVIYLHEALDKKLVNGPCTEKDIYDATYEGAVLRLRPKLMTVAVALLGLVPIMWSSGTGSDVMKPIAAPMIGGMITSAIHVLIMTPIIFVLMKTRDLKKGKLKYSGMKH, from the coding sequence ATGATCGAAAAAATCATTGAATATTCGGCCCGCAACCGGGTCATCATCCTGATGGTCTTCGCACTGATCATCTCCTGGGGGGCCTGGTCGGTCTACAAGACACCGGTGGATGCCATCCCCGATGTGTCGGACAACCAGGTCATCGTCTACACAGCGTATCCCGGTCGATCTCCGCAGGTAGTGGAAGACCAGGTCACCTATCCGCTGGCCGTGAACCTGCAGGGCCTGCCGAAGGTCCGCGCCGTCAGGGCTTCCTCCGCCTTTGGTTTCTCCATGGTCTACGTCATCTTCGAGGATGACGCCGATATCTACTGGGCAAGGACCCGGGTGCTCGAGCGCCTCAATTACGCGGCGGGGCAGCTGCCACCGAACGTTCGCCCGACACTCGGCCCCGACGGCACCGGCGTGGGGCACGTATTCTGGTACAGCATCCAGGGGAAAGGGTATGACCTGGAACAGTTGCGAACACTCCAGGACTGGTTCGTCCGCTATCAACTGAACACGGTGAACGGTGTTTCGGAGGTGGCATCTATCGGTGGCCTGGTGCGCGAGTACCAGATCGACCTCGATCCCAACAAGCTGCGGGCCTACAACATAAAGACAGGCAAGGTGATGGAGGCCGTCAAGGCATCCAATAACGACGTCGGAGGGAGGCTGCTCGAGCAGGCCGACGCGGAGTATCTTATCCGCGGCAAGGGGTACGTGAAGTCCAAAGAGGACCTGGAGAACATCGTGGTTGGCACCGACCCGCGCGGCACCCCCATCTTCGTGAAGAACCTGGGCAAGGTGCAGACGGGAGGTGCGATCCGCAGGGGACTTCTGGAGATAAACGGCGAAGGCGAGGCCGTCGGCGGCGTAGTGGTCATGCGTTATGGGGAGAATGCCAAAGACGTGATCAAGCGGGTCAAGGCAAAGATAAAGGAGCTCGAGAAGGGGCTGCCCCCGGACGTGAAGATAGTTGTTTCCTATGACCGTTCCGATCTGATCGACCGGGCAATTAAAAACCTGAGGTCCTCTCTCATAGAAGAATCCGTGATTGTGTCGCTGGTGGTTCTCCTGTTCCTGCTGCACTTCCAGAGTGCGCTCGTCATAGTCATCACGTTGCCGATCGCAGTGATGACGTCCTTTATCACCATGAAAACGATGGGGGTCACCTCCAACATCATGTCCTTGGGGGGGATCGCCATCGCCATCGGCGTCCTCGTGGATGCCGGCGTCATCATGGTCGAGAACTGCTACCGCCATCTGTCCGACCTGCCGCCGGAGGAGCGCGCTGGGAAAAGGCTGGAGGTGATCATCGCCTCCGCCAAGCAGGTCGGTCGAGCCATCTTCTTCTCGCTGGCCATCATCGTGCTCTCCTTCGTACCGGTCTTCATGCTCGAGGGGCAGGAAGGAAAGCTCATGCATCCGCTGGCATTCACCAAGACCTTTTCGATTATGGGCTCCGCGGTGATAGCCGTCACTCTCGTGCCGGTGCTTATGTATTACTTCATGCGCGGCAGGATGCCGGCGGAGAGTGCAAACCCGGTCTCCAGCTTTTTCGTCAGGATTTACTCGCCGGTGATACGCTGGGTCCTCAAATGGAAGAAGACCACCATCGCCTTAAACCTCCTGGCGCTGCTCGTCGCCGTCCCGCTGTTCATGAAGCTGGGTTCCGAGTTCATGCCGCCGCTCGATGAGGGCTCGCTGGTGTACATGCCGGTCACCCTTCCCAACATCTCTATTACGGAAGCGAAGAGGCTCCTGCACCTCGAAAACAAGATCATCAAGAGCGTTCCGGAAGTCGAATACGTCTTCGGCAAGGTGGGGAGGGCCGATACGGCGACCGACCCCGTTCCTATCTCGATGTTTGCTTCCACCATAATTCTGAAGCCAAAGGAGCAGTGGCGCCCGGGACTGACCAAGGCGGATATCGTGGCCGAACTGGACGGAAAACTCCAGCAGATAGGTGTCCGTAACGGCTGGACCCAGCCGATCATCAACCGGATCAACATGCTCTCCACCGGCATCCGTACCGATCTCGGGGTCAAAATCTTCGGCAGCGATTTGAACGTGCTGCGCGACCTGGCCCTGCAGGCGGAAACGATCATAAAGCCCATAAAAGGTGCCGCGGACGTCGTAGCCGAGCGGGTCACCGGCGGCAATTACCTCGATATCGATATCGACCGCGAGGCCGCCGCACGGTACGGCGTGAGTGTCGGTGACATCCAGGACGTCATCGAAACCTCTCTGGGCGGGGAGGGGCTTTCCACCTCGGTCGAGGGGCGCAACCGGTTCCCCATCCGCATCAGGTACCTGGCGGACTATCGCGACAACATCCCGGCCATCCGGCGGATTCTCGTGGCGGGTGCTGACGGGGCCCAAGTGCCCCTTTCGCTGGTAACCAAGATCAAGGTTTCCACCGGTGCTCCTGAGATCAACAGTGAAGGCGGACTGTTGCGCTCGGTCGTCTTCTTGAACGTGCGCGGTCGGGACATGGGAAGCTTCGTCAATGAGGCGAAGCAGGCGCTGGAAAAACAGCTCAAGCTCCCCTCCGGGTACTATGTGACTTGGGCCGGACAATGGGAGAACCAGGTCCGAGCGGAAAAACGCCTGATGATACTCATGCCGGTCGGGTTGCTGGTCATATTCGCTCTACTCTACTTCACCTTCCACTCGGCACTCGAGGCGACCATGGTTTTACTCTCGGTTCCATTCGCCTTGATAGGCGGGGTCTACATGGTGTCGGCCCTTGGGTACAACATGTCGGTCGCAGTTTGGGTCGGTTTCATCGCTTTGTACGGTATAGCGGTGGAGACCGGGGTTGTGATGGTCATATACCTCCATGAAGCGCTGGACAAGAAGCTCGTCAACGGGCCGTGCACGGAGAAGGATATCTACGATGCTACCTACGAAGGCGCAGTACTACGGCTGCGGCCCAAACTCATGACTGTTGCCGTGGCTCTGCTGGGCCTCGTGCCCATCATGTGGTCCTCCGGAACCGGGTCTGACGTGATGAAGCCAATCGCGGCGCCGATGATCGGTGGCATGATCACCTCCGCTATTCATGTCCTGATCATGACGCCAATCATCTTCGTGCTGATGAAAACGCGGGATCTGAAAAAAGGAAAGCTCAAATATTCGGGAATGAAGCACTGA
- a CDS encoding efflux RND transporter periplasmic adaptor subunit, with product MTLKKKIAISMLAAAVTASAGGGWYLLKHKSSGTAKDIKAHEGAQLYTCAMHPFIVKDKPGTCPVCNMALIKKIDGGAASGPMTQDQKQQAEMLGHVTLSPTQMVMANVATVTASQAQLKKEINAVGIVQYDQSRQAKVTAWVPGRIDKLHVNTIGAVVGKNTPVAEIYSPELVAAQQEYLLAVKSQQQLKDSPLSAISQNGEGLLQSAKQRLMLLGVKEKQISELVNTGKPNLRLPIYASQPGVVIEKLVQQGQYLNTGDVLFNVADLSTVWVEAEVYEDEAPNVRIGQSVDILSQSFPGRQFRGRISFIYPFLDPKTRTIKARVELRNPGMKLKPDMFVNAVIKTELGTAIFVPASAVIDTGKRQVVWVEKMPGMFEPRDVQVGQQSGDKLQILSGISVGDKVAVSGAYLIDSESQLRGGQGHGGHAGHAGGSPAKEGHGSGAAASPQHNKPKGTLSVDDMNM from the coding sequence ATGACCCTGAAAAAGAAGATCGCAATCTCGATGCTGGCTGCGGCCGTGACGGCATCGGCTGGCGGCGGCTGGTACCTGTTGAAGCATAAAAGCTCCGGCACGGCAAAGGACATTAAGGCGCACGAGGGCGCGCAACTTTACACCTGCGCGATGCATCCGTTCATCGTTAAGGACAAACCCGGGACCTGTCCGGTCTGCAACATGGCGCTGATCAAAAAGATCGACGGCGGCGCAGCATCGGGACCGATGACGCAGGACCAGAAACAGCAGGCAGAAATGCTTGGACACGTAACGTTATCCCCGACGCAGATGGTCATGGCAAACGTCGCCACCGTTACGGCGTCACAGGCACAGCTGAAGAAGGAGATCAACGCCGTAGGCATTGTCCAGTACGACCAGTCGAGGCAGGCAAAGGTGACCGCATGGGTTCCCGGGCGTATCGACAAACTGCATGTCAATACCATCGGTGCGGTGGTAGGTAAAAACACCCCGGTGGCTGAAATCTACTCTCCCGAGCTCGTCGCAGCACAACAGGAGTACCTGCTGGCCGTGAAGAGCCAGCAACAGCTGAAAGATTCACCGCTCAGCGCCATTTCCCAAAACGGCGAGGGGCTGCTGCAATCCGCCAAGCAGCGGCTGATGCTTCTTGGCGTCAAGGAAAAGCAGATCTCCGAGCTGGTGAATACGGGCAAACCCAACCTGCGGCTGCCGATCTACGCCTCACAGCCAGGTGTCGTCATCGAGAAGCTGGTTCAACAGGGGCAGTACCTCAATACCGGAGACGTCCTCTTCAACGTCGCGGACCTTTCCACCGTATGGGTGGAGGCGGAGGTATATGAAGACGAGGCTCCTAACGTGAGGATCGGACAATCGGTCGACATTCTCTCCCAGTCCTTCCCCGGCAGGCAGTTCAGAGGCAGGATCTCGTTCATCTATCCCTTTTTGGATCCGAAGACCAGGACCATCAAGGCGCGAGTCGAACTGCGCAACCCTGGGATGAAACTGAAGCCGGACATGTTCGTCAACGCCGTCATCAAGACCGAACTCGGCACCGCCATCTTCGTGCCGGCAAGCGCCGTCATCGATACCGGCAAGCGGCAGGTGGTATGGGTCGAGAAAATGCCGGGGATGTTCGAGCCGCGGGATGTGCAGGTCGGGCAGCAGAGTGGGGACAAGCTGCAAATACTTTCGGGCATCAGCGTCGGGGACAAGGTGGCAGTGTCCGGTGCTTACCTGATCGATTCGGAATCTCAGTTAAGAGGCGGACAGGGACACGGCGGTCACGCTGGCCATGCCGGCGGCTCTCCTGCCAAAGAGGGACATGGCAGCGGCGCGGCCGCTTCCCCGCAGCACAATAAACCAAAAGGCACACTCAGCGTGGATGACATGAACATGTAG
- a CDS encoding TolC family protein produces MKRYGIFTLLVLLLLQASTGFAQGSETRFEELAPLIERAVAENPELKASRARWQMFLEKIPQAKALEDPMLMLKLDNLLVRDPLSTGGRDPATAKIIGISQQIPFWGKRDLREEVARSEAQTYKWGVEERKLQLVRLVKQAYYQIYSVDRALEVVEKNIKMLADLSVVAETKYSVGQGVQQDIYKSYIEKSKMLEAQITLQQQRKSLQANLNYLLYRPTDTAVAKIPDFNLPTLTLSSEALQQAAVEKRPEVKGLQSQVQKGQAAYRLAQKEYYPDFNVSFEYMLREKAMNDPGYDMYTLGLTFNLPFQQSRRQAQLAEASSGTDMAKEELNVLKNNIRSSISDLQAQMERYQKQVDLYRRGIIPQASQALESAIISYRVNKVDFLTVLDARINLFNYEKELYESQAQYMNKLAELEAVVGADPAAL; encoded by the coding sequence ATGAAACGATATGGAATTTTCACACTGCTTGTTCTTTTGTTGCTTCAAGCCAGTACCGGTTTTGCGCAAGGTTCAGAAACACGTTTTGAGGAGCTTGCTCCTTTAATAGAGCGAGCGGTTGCCGAAAACCCGGAGCTAAAAGCATCCAGAGCCCGTTGGCAGATGTTTCTTGAAAAGATTCCCCAAGCCAAGGCCCTCGAAGACCCGATGCTGATGCTCAAGTTGGATAACCTGCTGGTTCGGGATCCGCTTTCCACTGGGGGGAGGGATCCAGCAACGGCCAAGATCATCGGGATCTCACAGCAGATCCCGTTTTGGGGCAAGCGGGATCTCAGGGAGGAGGTGGCTCGTTCCGAGGCGCAGACATACAAGTGGGGGGTCGAGGAACGGAAACTCCAGCTGGTCCGGCTGGTAAAACAGGCCTACTACCAGATCTATTCGGTGGACAGGGCGCTGGAGGTCGTAGAGAAGAACATCAAGATGCTAGCCGATCTTTCAGTCGTCGCTGAGACCAAATACTCGGTAGGGCAGGGTGTACAGCAGGACATATACAAGTCGTATATTGAAAAGTCGAAAATGCTCGAAGCGCAGATTACGTTGCAACAGCAGCGGAAAAGCTTGCAAGCCAATCTCAACTACCTGCTGTATCGACCGACGGATACCGCTGTCGCAAAGATCCCCGATTTCAACCTTCCCACGCTTACCCTCTCATCCGAGGCGCTGCAACAGGCTGCCGTCGAAAAACGCCCCGAGGTGAAGGGGCTGCAGAGCCAGGTACAAAAGGGACAGGCGGCTTACCGGCTGGCGCAGAAGGAATATTATCCGGATTTCAACGTGTCGTTCGAATACATGCTCAGGGAGAAGGCCATGAACGATCCCGGTTACGACATGTACACACTGGGGCTGACTTTCAATCTGCCGTTTCAGCAATCCCGCAGGCAAGCCCAGCTTGCGGAGGCTTCCTCCGGTACCGACATGGCCAAGGAGGAACTAAACGTTCTCAAAAACAACATTCGCTCCTCCATTAGTGACCTACAGGCGCAGATGGAGCGCTACCAAAAGCAGGTGGATCTTTACCGCAGAGGGATCATCCCGCAGGCTTCGCAGGCATTGGAGTCGGCAATCATAAGCTACCGGGTCAACAAGGTGGACTTTCTCACCGTGCTGGACGCGCGTATCAATCTTTTCAACTACGAAAAGGAACTCTACGAATCGCAGGCGCAATACATGAACAAGCTTGCCGAGCTGGAAGCGGTGGTTGGAGCCGATCCGGCAGCGCTGTGA
- a CDS encoding sigma-54-dependent transcriptional regulator, with the protein MKQKILVIDDDASLRRVLEYNLVEEGYDVIVASSGEEGLYQFGTFKPELVITDMKMTGMDGLMVLKSIKERSPDTLVMIITAFGAVETAVEAMKAGAFDFITKPFNRDALRLTVRKALQFNGLSQENKRLRGALVDRADFRTIVGTSQEMEKVFNVIRKVADTEAAILITGESGTGKEVIARSIHANSSRKDGPFVAINCAAIPRELLESELFGHVKGAFTGAIRDKVGKFQLAEGGTIFLDEVGDLPVEMQPKLLRALQEKEVVAVGGTKVERLDVRVVSATNLDIDKAIAEGAFREDLYYRLSVIPIHLPPLRARRQDIPLLIKYFCGKNGFPKVAFEKPALSALVNYSWPGNVRELENTIERLLIMRNGDTIALEELPGKLLEEKSQSRLGTAVVRLPDEGYSLEQLEREVVIDTLERNNWNQAAAARFLKIPRHMLVYRLEKFGINIPEDRSRQKKGSNLLIM; encoded by the coding sequence TTGAAACAAAAAATACTTGTCATTGATGACGATGCATCGCTGCGTCGGGTGTTGGAGTACAACCTCGTGGAGGAAGGTTACGATGTTATAGTAGCCTCATCCGGAGAGGAGGGGTTGTACCAGTTCGGGACCTTCAAGCCTGAGCTGGTCATCACCGACATGAAAATGACCGGAATGGATGGTCTAATGGTCTTAAAGTCCATAAAAGAGCGTTCGCCTGACACGCTGGTGATGATAATCACCGCGTTCGGTGCTGTTGAAACGGCCGTGGAGGCGATGAAGGCCGGTGCCTTCGACTTCATCACCAAACCGTTCAACAGGGATGCCCTGAGGCTGACAGTGCGAAAAGCGCTCCAGTTCAACGGACTTTCCCAGGAGAATAAGCGTCTGAGAGGCGCGCTGGTGGATCGTGCGGATTTCCGCACCATCGTGGGAACATCGCAAGAAATGGAGAAGGTGTTCAACGTCATTCGCAAAGTTGCAGACACCGAGGCTGCAATTCTGATAACCGGTGAATCCGGCACGGGGAAGGAGGTCATCGCTCGGTCGATCCATGCCAACAGCTCCCGCAAGGACGGCCCGTTCGTGGCCATCAACTGCGCCGCCATTCCCCGGGAACTTTTGGAGAGCGAACTGTTCGGCCATGTCAAAGGCGCGTTCACAGGCGCCATCAGGGACAAAGTAGGAAAGTTCCAACTCGCCGAAGGAGGAACCATCTTTCTGGACGAGGTGGGAGACCTCCCTGTAGAAATGCAGCCTAAGCTGCTCCGGGCGCTCCAGGAGAAGGAGGTCGTGGCGGTTGGCGGTACCAAGGTGGAAAGGCTTGATGTGCGGGTCGTGTCGGCTACAAACCTGGATATCGACAAGGCGATTGCAGAGGGTGCTTTCCGTGAGGACCTCTATTATCGTCTGTCGGTGATTCCGATCCATCTGCCGCCTCTTCGTGCCAGGCGTCAGGATATCCCGCTGTTGATCAAATATTTCTGCGGCAAAAACGGCTTCCCGAAGGTCGCCTTCGAGAAGCCTGCACTCTCGGCTTTAGTGAATTACTCATGGCCCGGCAATGTCCGCGAGCTGGAAAACACCATCGAGCGTCTGCTCATAATGCGTAACGGGGATACCATAGCGCTGGAAGAGCTCCCGGGAAAACTGTTGGAAGAAAAATCGCAGAGCCGCTTAGGCACCGCGGTCGTCAGGCTTCCCGACGAGGGATACTCGTTGGAGCAGTTGGAGCGGGAGGTCGTCATCGACACGCTGGAGCGTAACAACTGGAACCAGGCGGCTGCTGCCCGGTTCCTGAAGATCCCCCGGCACATGCTTGTCTACCGCTTGGAGAAGTTCGGCATAAACATCCCGGAAGATCGAAGCAGGCAAAAGAAGGGCAGTAACCTTCTCATAATGTAA